A segment of the Gossypium hirsutum isolate 1008001.06 chromosome D10, Gossypium_hirsutum_v2.1, whole genome shotgun sequence genome:
TCTGCACAATGTTACGGTGCCTTATTTCTAATAAAGCGATAATCTCGCTTTCAAAGGCTTTCAAGTTGTTGATGAGTATGTTGTCTTCAGATCAGTGAAGTTTCTTCATAGCAACCACCTGACCAGTTGCTAATGCAACTTTATAAACACTTCTACATCCTCCTGAACCAATGCAATAATCGGAGCTAAAATCTTCGGTGGCTTTAATAATGTTTTCATGGAGTACTCTTCTATTAAATCCCAATACAGTAAAAATATATCATTGTTGTTCCTCCCTTGGCTCTGATTCTTTAGTTTGAGTccttttgcaaaaaaaaaaaaaaaacttccaaCCAATAAAAGTAGCAGAAGTAGATCTCCAAAAAAGTGGAAGCATAACTGTAATGATGACTTTGGTCCTTTCTCCATGACCATGGTTAGCCAGAAAAGAAAGAACACAAGCCATTAGTCCAGTGACACTACCGCATAGGCCTTTAAGATATAACAAAGTGAACTATCGTCACCGCCACCACTATTGCAGAACTCCAAATAGAAATTATTTATAGACATATTTTCGCCAGTAACACCTAGTGGAACTTATTTGCCAAAAAATCATTATGGAAACAGGTTAAAAAACCAACGGAAAGAGAAAAACCAAAAGAAGATGTCACAATGAAAATGGAGAGAAAGATGTGATTATCAACTTTTATATCTAATGAATAGTACTTTATAAATTTACACATGTGATGTCACGTAATTCATTGCACGCGACTTTTTATATGCAATTATACAAGAATGTATATAATTATCATATTATAATGTGTATTCTTTTATTAAAGatatatgataatataaaaatgtatattacAATTATTCATAATTGATCATCAGAGGTGGTGTGTAGTGTGTGAGAGAGTGCAGTTGTCAGTAACAGTGGCTTTTCTTGAACCTTCAATTTTATGGACAAATTAAGGTCAGAGCCATCACTAGGACAGAAATAGAATAGAAACTTAGAGATCTTGTACTAAACTGGATTCCACATAAGTGGATGAACATCTGATTCTGATGTAGATGTCATACTGCAAATCGGATAATGTTCTGTTAAGAATGAAGTGAAATCCCAACTCTTAGCCGATTTTCTTACAACGACCTCAACTTGTTTAAGCTGATCAATGAGGATGCAGTCACCTTGTCGAGTTCTAAGTCTCTCGAGTTCCACGGCCACTTCTTTCATTGTTGGTCTATATCTCCCATCTAAGTTCAAGCATCTTTTCGCAAGTTGAGCAACTGCTCTGCTACTACTTCATCCTTTTGACCGTCTTTCCCAATTTCAGCATCAACAATATCCAGCAGATGGTTTTCTTCCATCGACGATATAAAATACGAGACTAAGTCTCTCTTTTCTTGAGATCCGAACATTGAGATTACCTTTTTTTCCCCGTTAAGTGCTAGACAATAACCACTCCGAAACTATAAGCATCACTCTTTTCAGTAAATTGACTTGACTGGAAGTATTCAGAATCCAAGTACCCAAAAGTCCCAAGCACTTGAGTCGTCAAGTGAGTTTGATCAATGCTGATTGATCTAGATGTTCTGAAGTCTGACACTTTGCTCGGAACTTTTCATCTAGTAGTAAGTTACTAGACTTGATATCTCGGTGATAAATGGGGATGGATGCAGATGAGTGTAAGTAAGAAATTGCACCCGCAACTTCCGCTGCAATGCGTAATTGTATATCCCATGACCTCTGGTACTCTTCATTTTGGTAATGAATCAGATGGAAAAGGGTTCCATTGGGATGAACTCATAAACAAGGAGGGGCACTTCAGTCTCCAAGCATCAACCTAATAACTTGTTCAagataaattgataaatttgagAAAGAATAAAAATCTCATTGATAAATTGTTCAAGATACCCTTCGTTTACAGTCTTGGACTTCTTTACTGAAACAATTCTCCCATCAGACAACATTCCTTTATAAACGATAACTTGACCACCACAACCCAATATTCTGCTCCCATTATATTGATCAGTAAATATTTCCAACTCTTTGAAACTGAAGAGTTTAGCTTTATCCAGACCACCTTCATTTGAAGACGTCTTTTTTTGAAACAATATCCCAccatttctttcaaaaaaaatttgtttaagttttatgtattttcttttcTGCAGTATCCTATAAAGCCACCATACTCCGAAAATTAGAAACAAAAGCCCTATACTTAAGCCGATACCTGCATAAGATCCAAATAAATATGTCAATGTCACTTATTTGATTTAACTCCTAGCATCGTTAATGTTAACATTTAAGCTACCGTTTGAATAAAATTTAGATGGGCATATCTTTTGCCACATAAATCATGATATTGTATATATTgcattaatttctcaatttttgaaaaatggatGAATAAACTTCTGAATTACACGAAAAACTATCTACAAGTCAGTATTTGATTCTTAGGAAATGATAGGAATGTTCTCCAATCCGAAATGGAAATGAcaaactaaaatattaatattaaaatgtatttcaatataatctaaaaaaaattaaactactgTTAatgttttcaatatttatttatataaattatatttttggacatatataaaatttaaaacagcTTTCAAGAATATCAAGGTATTATTGTTTAtgacaaaatcataaaaataaaattaatttttttagtgtgGCTTTTTCttcgaaaaaaattcatctaATAGTACAACTTTTTGAATTCATGTAATATAAAAACGAATATGCATCAtactatatttttttactttaattaatgcaatttatgatttatataaaaattattttaaaaaaattatttaaggtaaattacacagttattttaattttaatcacttcattttttttcttaaattcgTAACACAAGATAATAATTGATCAAATTGGCCACTGCACCGCTAAATTGTAACAGAAGATTAATGGTACATTTGTATGAAAAAAAATTTggatgaccaaaacaaaaacaactCCTATTTAGAGTAACAGGTAaatagtttaccctaattttaCAGTAAATAATGTGAAAATGTACTATTAGTCTTCCATTACCATTTAACAGTGGAgtgatctatttgatcaatttttattttggattaccaaattaataaaaataatttaggtgAGCAAAATAGAAATAATCCATATTTAGAATATAATAGAATAGTTTAACCATATAAAAAGATATAGGTTGAaagttaaagaaaataaaaatacttggataaagattacaattttttttacataatgaaaattatgatatttattttgctTGACCCTAATTTTTCTTTTCACCTATTTCACCTTTAATCTTTAACCTTATAAATTTGGTCAAATTGTTGTTTATTGGACAAAATAATTGACGTAACTCTTAAAAACTGTATTGACTTGGACAGTTCCTATTagtatttcataaaatatttaaaaaaatgcataaaggttattttaaaaagaaaaaattgtttttttttaactgttaaaattttaataatataattaattttttgtaagATAATAATTTGACTAAATTTAGAAAGTTAATAACCAAAATGGtggaaagaaaaatcaaaactAAAGTGACAAAaaagatagtaaaaaaaatagtaaatattaaatattaaaagtgTATACGAATTGagtgtattattatttaattataatgtggCTATTATTAATGAAGTAAATGAAAATGTTAACTAaggtaaataaaatttattagttatatCAGCTCTTGATTGAACCCAAAAACAATAACTCTTATCTGACATATAAAGAAAGTAACATTTAATTAAGTGCACCAACCTACTGCAACAACAAGAACGGGAAAATTCTCACGGTGCGGTTTGGGAGTGCAACCTGTTCATTTTTCCGACCATCACCCTCAAATCCTTCAGGGCATTGTTAGGAGTAAATACATTTTCAGTTATTAGTTACTGTTAGTTATGGTTAGTTATAAAGCTGTTAGTAACGGTAGTTATCTAGCTATCATTATCTCTGTATGAAATACATGTAACTAGTTTGTGAAGAAATCAATCAATCATTAATCTCTTTTTCCTGAGGTTGTTAATCTTAgcatggtatcaagagccaagGTTTTCTTGgtgtaaaattttttttcctcTTCATGGCTATTGATGCGATTCCAGACGGTGTACCAGCAGTTGACACACCGCGTCACTCCTCCAACATTAGGGAGGCTGAGCGTTCGCAAGGAAATGGCACTTTTTGTGCACCAGCAGTTCATTACTTCTCTAAACATGATACCATCAAACTTGCTTCGCACAATTTTCTTTTATGGAAGCATCAGCTTTTGTTGATTCTTGAAGGCTATGGTCTTGAAGGGTTTGTGTTAGGTACCATTCCCTCTCCTCCCCCTCTTGTTATTGGTCTTGAAGGTCAGCAACTTGAAAATCCAGCTTTTCTTGTCCTTACGAAGCAAGATAAGTTTCTAGCTTCTTGGTTGTTGTCCATTGTTACAAATGATATTTTAGTTCATCTTACAACTGCCAAAACAAGCTTTGATATATGGACTACCATTGAAAGAAGGTTTAGTGCAAAATTGACCATTAAGGTCTCAAGCATGCATCATGCTCTGTACTCGCTCAAGAAAGCGAATCTTTCTGTTAAAGAATATGTGTCCAAGGTAAAGCAACTTAGTGATAATTTGACTGCTGCTGGTAGTTTTGTCTCTAAGCAAGAACAAGTAAGTGTCATTTCGAGTCTATTCGGGTGTTTTCCTCTGCAACTCCTTTATCTCTTGATTTGTTAACTGAGATGTTACTTGATTGTGAAGCAAGGCAACTGGAGTTGTTAACAGAAGTTCCCTGCCAAGCAAATTTGGCGTCTCGACAGCAAGACAATGAGGTTGGCTCGAAACAGTCTGTTGAGTCTACTCTCTATTCTCAGGATTCTAAGCAAGGCTATAGAGGACAAGGTCGGGGTTGGTCTCGTGGCAGTCTTGTGGAAATGGAAGGGGTTGGTCTCGTACTAGGCCACAGTGTCAGTTATGTGGTAAGGTGGGCCACATGGTTCAAACCTGTTATCACAGGTTTGATGAAAATTTTTCTGGTGTTGTAGGTCCTACCTCAATGCAAGTCAATTGTCATCAGTTACATGGCTCAAGCTGTCCTTCCTCGGTTCCTGCTTGTCAAGCAAAGTCTCATTGTTGTGGCTCGTTTCCTTAGAACTCTTCCAGTCAGATGCCTCTTCGAGCTTCCACATCTTCACAGCCCGATTCAATCTGGTATCCTGACTCTGGCTCAACAAATCACATCACACTTTTAGATAaaaaacaatcactccaatttgtcggctaaataataaaaaacagtaattactagtacttttagtacttatggatacgatattccctactcaccgtagctatactgtggttcgataggtgcgcttgctttgtcgtatttatagttagtttagtgaccatcaataaaaatacatttatcatctttccaaATTGTATCATTCATTACTTTTCAATCAATTACACAAATACTttccatttcataatttaacatgtGACATATCATATATTTATGTTCTCTTGAATTAAACCTTTAATACCTGTTGAACCAAATGAAACCACATTGGATACACGGGAACcatgctcacacaaagtgtgctagtATTTGAAACTGTAACCATATCTgaaatgctcacacgagttgtgaagtGGGTccactcacacgagctatgggtcgggatgtaagctacacgatgttgcttaCACAATCTACGGAGAATTCATAACAAATGTAGAACCTTAGCCATCGGAAGGACATCTAAAATCAACACCTGAAACCGTATAATCCCTGATGACATGgtttatttgagttgattttaatacataaaataaaatttaaaaagagactaaattaattaatttcaatattatagtaataaatttgTTGACTCTATCAAGGGATAAAAACATTTcaataacttatttaattgatgtttcaaaatttaaaattacaatatTGAAAAAATTAGTAGAACTTTCAACAATGgggtaaacaagtacaatttgacaaattttaaagcattattttagtttctaccacttttcactttaattcttaatattttcttttatcccaaacaatacttaaaaaaaaattttgagtgactaaaatgaaagcaaCCTAAAAATTggatgaccaaaataaaagtgtGAACATGATATGGCAAGTATAGTTAACTACCATTAAAGATTtaatagttaagtgactaaattgaatatgccCTAAAAGTTTAATGACAAAATggtgataattttattttgaataaccaaaataaaaacgcCCTAAAATTTGGTGATAACTAAATAGTTTacctttttatttaatatttatatattttataattaaattgaatttttttgttaaaatagttATTCGTAAATCAATGCAAAATAAAAATGAGTAGGTTGGGAGGAAAACACGACTGTTGTCTTTCTCTAATAGACACGACCTATTCATTAAGGtgcttttaatttggtttttcgaGAAACAGAATTTTCAATTTACGCACCAATAAATCCAAATGGAACGATgatgtgttttttttctttattagataataataaatttatattcaatttttatatattttattaatttgattttaattctaaaaattgaaatatacaTAATTGTTATAAGCACCTAGCTTGACCAAGCTTCGCCACTATAACTTCGTCGTGTAACAACCTCGAATATCTCAACCTCACTAGGGTCTGGTTTCATGAACACATGTGGAGCTCCTTAGACCTACCCTACCAGGGATAGGTTTTGGGTCCTTCTTTTCCTGACTCACAGTAACAGGTGAGACCTCACTTATATTGTCTCCATCCATAACTACCCACCTAGAAGGTTATTGTGCCTCCCAAGTAGTCAACCATTATGAGACTTGAACTGTCAACGTGTCAAGACCTCAAATTAAGAGAGGGCTGCCTTAACCTATAAATATATcattgttggaacatttttaaaatatttataatgttccaATAGTTATAACTGAAAAGTTACAAGTGATCTAAAAATAATGTCACTTGGTAATCAGGCAAGAGTTATCACTATTTATAGTGATCAATTATATCTCTTACCACCAAAAGttatatcacttaattaataaaaaaatggtcataattattcaagttgattctgataatactctaaaatgacatacttttatgtgttaattacatatatattttgagtatgatcctactaattttgGGTTTTCatggttttttatcttgtagggactcAACTGAAGGCAAAAAGAAATTTGGGGGAAAAAAcgtgaatttaaagacaaaacaaGTCAGCATGCAAAATAAGGaagaagtggtgccaaaaatacaAAATGTGAAAGAGTTGGGGCAAAaattcaaagaagagatttatgaacataagattgtatttaaatttgaaatttatttttaggattattgTTAGGATTATTATGGTAgtgtttagatttaatttcaaaatttatcttttattatcTTCTATAGTTTAAATAGGACCAAATAAGGTTTTGTATGTACTATAAATATGGGATGGAGTGACATGAATATTCGCTCATCATTTCTCTAAAAACTCCTTCCCATAAGGTTTTAACCtttttgttcattttattttattttccaataaAATTCCTTTCCTTTAAACTTGTGTTCTTTTTCCCGAAAAGCAAgagccactaaactcatctagccaaaggtGATCGagatttattaaaaaaagggttcatgaggcttagaatctaAACTTAGTATTCTCAatg
Coding sequences within it:
- the LOC121222490 gene encoding uncharacterized protein isoform X2; the encoded protein is MAIDAIPDGVPAVDTPRHSSNIREAERSQGNGTFCAPAVHYFSKHDTIKLASHNFLLWKHQLLLILEGYGLEGFVLGTIPSPPPLVIGLEGQQLENPAFLVLTKQDKFLASWLLSIVTNDILVHLTTAKTSFDIWTTIERRFSAKLTIKVSSMHHALYSLKKANLSVKEYVSKVKQLSDNLTAAGSFVSKQEQQGNWSC
- the LOC121222490 gene encoding uncharacterized protein isoform X1 — encoded protein: MAIDAIPDGVPAVDTPRHSSNIREAERSQGNGTFCAPAVHYFSKHDTIKLASHNFLLWKHQLLLILEGYGLEGFVLGTIPSPPPLVIGLEGQQLENPAFLVLTKQDKFLASWLLSIVTNDILVHLTTAKTSFDIWTTIERRFSAKLTIKVSSMHHALYSLKKANLSVKEYVSKVKQLSDNLTAAGSFVSKQEQATGVVNRSSLPSKFGVSTARQ